The Plasmodium falciparum 3D7 genome assembly, chromosome: 12 genome contains the following window.
aaaaaagatcAACAGCCACAAATGAAGGACATAATGAAttatacaaaagaaaaatttaataataacaattatgataataatgatgaatataagaaaagtcatccaaaaaattatcaaaacattcaaaatgataataatgtgtATAACCCatgtataaataacaaacaaatatgtagtagtaataataacaatcataataataataacaatcataataataataacaatcttaataataataacaatcataataatagcaataataataataataataaaggtaCCTATTTGAGGGAACAACATAATTCAGATAATCACTTACATTgtaatcataattattataataccattgataataaaaatgatagttCTTATCAAAATTTTGATCAGAATAAGGAtacttttaataattcaaataattaCAAGTTATCcgattattttaaaataaatgattctTCTACAGCTAGTGTCGCAACTTCTgataatcattataatacAATGCACAAAAATGAATTAACAGAAAACCACCTtgataatatggataataataataataataataataataataattattattattattattatattaataattataatcgtTCTATGCAAggacaaaataataataacataacaagaaatatgaacaatagtaataatacatacaaCGAAATAAAccatgtatataataatatcctAAGTAATTgctcatataataattttcataaaaatcaaaataaaataatgcaAAATAATAAggacataaataataataataataataataataataataatattacgaCTAAACATAATTACCactttgaaaaaaataataaaaattttattgttCCCATACAAAATAATCAACATTTTACAAATCCAGAAATCCCCATAAAAAGCGTACacttaaataataatcaatatgtaaataataaccACCCcacaaaaaattatcaaaagGAATCACACTTATTTGGTAATTCCAATTTTCACATGAACCATTAAGAGAAAGAAgggagaaaaaataaaataaaataaaataaaataataatattattatatatataatatatatgtatatacatatatttttcaacattttaatcttttaatttcattattttaataatatgcaCCCTTTAAAATatcccttttttttatttttaaataaaaaaattaatcctTGAGGTATCGCTTCAAAAGAATATTCATacatgatataaaattaaagtgcaaaaaaaaaataaaaaattaaaaataataaatgaataaataaacaaaattaaataaaataaaataaaataaagtaagCCTTTTCTTgtatttattcataatatatataaaagatatattatgtCGGTTTATGTatgaaatttaataaatattatatttttaatctaGACCAAATaagaattttaattttttttttattttattatttattttttaaattcttttatttttttgttttattgcatatgtatatatatatttatttatttatttatttattgcaATGTATTGTCCAAACTTGCTTACATATTtggaatttttattttttattatattttttttttttttttttttttttttttgttaacaTTTAGAAGAAACTAATTAATTTTAGttgtattaattattatatatatgaaaaatatttatatttagtgtacagaaataaaaaaaaaaaataaataaatatacacaccatatatatatttttgtgtgcactataatatgaaaataaatatcttaATTGGAGCATTTACCAAACAAGTAtccttatttaaaaaaaaaataaaacaatatttaaaattaatattaaatatatatatatatatatatatatataatcataattatttgtgcttaaaacatttaattattacaaatatgtatataattcaaaaaaaaaaattcatgaaatttatatttttaaaaatgtttatttcttttctaaTTTCCATTTCAAAGGCTTAAATAAAAACACTGGGCTTACTAAATCATCAGTGTGTTGTATTATTTCATAATCTtcaattataattttatgtttaaaaaGGGGACAATCCAATGTAGCTGTTTCATATTCTCCTCCTTCTCCACAAATATTCAAGCCATACTTCTCGTTgatcatttttaaatattcatacatttcttttattGATTTTCCAAcatgttctttttttaatccttcaaaaaaaaaaaaaaaaaaaaaaaaaaaagtgcattattatatatataaaaaaatatacatatatatatttatatatcatttattatatttttatatttatctcaCCATATGATGCAATTTTAACTAGTATTGCTTCCACCCCATCATTTATCATACCTTGAAGAATTTCTTTCTatcaaaaattaatatatacataaatatatatatttctttttttcttttgttttttttttttaatattacctCGTCTCGATCCCATAAATATGTTAAGATGTCTAAATTTAATCTTTCacatcttaaaaaaaaaaaatatatatgtatatatatattatatatatgtatgttatgtatatatatattatatatatgtatgttatgtatatatatatataaattttttttttttttttcatacacATGTTCTAATCTCTTTTTTTGATAAGTTGATTTTATGGCGCCACAAGATACTGCGTTAATACTTGGGAATTGTGTCTGGtaagatttaaaaaaagaaaaaaaaaattgaacatGTACgggattatattatatatacatacatacgaatatgtatttttttttcttctttcagATTTATATGTACTTACTTTTGCTTTATGTATTAATTCAAAAAGATCTTCCACTTCATCATTTGGATCATAAGTATAAGCTAAATCAAGTTTAATTGCTTTTCCTTtgaataacaaaaaaataaaaaaataaaataaaagaaaagaaaagcaaatattcatataaatttgtaaaaataaaatatattataaatatctcattatattatttattttatatatatatatatatattttttttttacttttaattTCATGCTGAATTAATGGTTTTTCCATACACCTCGCAATAGAAGGGACTAATTCAAACCCCGCACTTTGATACATAAAACTGTCCGTTTCAtcttcaaaataaaataaaacaaagacaacataaaaaaaataaataataaataataaaataaataaatatatatatatatatatatatatatatatatatataattaatatatgatcATGTATACtcaaaaatatatcacaAATGGgttcataattataaaaaaataaaataatttaaagtGCATATGTattcttaaattttttttttcttttttctttttttgatatGTATTCTCTTTTTCAATGTGTAAAGgaccatataataaattataatatatcaaaaaaaaaaaaaaaatatatatatatatatatatatatatatatatatataacatatgtaaaataaatatatataatacttgagcgtatatattatatatatacacacatgatatgtatataacccttttaaaaaaaaaaaaaaagtagaagaaaaaaagattCGGTAtacttaatttatatatttaacaaaattattacaaaaaaaaaaaaaaaaaaaaaaacataacatCATAAGCGTGTACGAAGGGATGTATAAATAtgtgtaaaataaaaaaaaaaaaaaattataaaaatattttactcTGATA
Protein-coding sequences here:
- a CDS encoding diphthine--ammonia ligase, putative, which codes for MNVLGLISGGKDSIQNLCYCHKNGHTIIALAHLIPYEYQNETDSFMYQSAGFELVPSIARCMEKPLIQHEIKRKAIKLDLAYTYDPNDEVEDLFELIHKAKTQFPSINAVSCGAIKSTYQKKRLEHVCERLNLDILTYLWDRDEKEILQGMINDGVEAILVKIASYGLKKEHVGKSIKEMYEYLKMINEKYGLNICGEGGEYETATLDCPLFKHKIIIEDYEIIQHTDDLVSPVFLFKPLKWKLEKK